In Populus alba chromosome 1, ASM523922v2, whole genome shotgun sequence, a single window of DNA contains:
- the LOC118046181 gene encoding vicianin hydrolase-like, which yields MAIRGPLLVLFLALICLVATIHGAKPSPLVPFSRSSFPPGFLFGAGSAAYQIEGAALIDGRGFSIWDKFTREHPEKIWDRSNGDVASDFYHKFKDDIKLMKRVGLDTFRLSFSWSRILPKGKVSRGVNPLGVKFYNNVINELLHNGIKPLVTLLHYDPPQSLYDEYGGFLSSKIVDDFAEYADFCFKTFGDRVKYWITMNEPNGLAINGYNFGSFAPGRCSPLGNCPGGNSAVEPYVAAHNMILSHGAAVKVYKDKYQAIQKGKIGITIVSHWFLPKFNTTADRIAVSRALDFMFGWFARPITFGDYPDSMRSLVGNRLPKFTKEQSAMLKGSLDFLGLNYYTANYAESIPLTATGANLSYTDDRRVSQTSMLDFLKGANVKAYYIWSFLDDFEWDAGYTVRFGVTYVDFKNNLKRYLKSSARWFQLLLKK from the exons ATGGCAATTAGAGGTCCTTTACTAGTTTTGTTCCTGGCTTTAATTTGCTTGGTAGCAACCATCCATGGTGCAAAACCAAGCCCTCTTGTCCCGTTTAGCCGAAGCAGTTTCCCACCTGGTTTTTTGTTCGGAGCTGGATCTGCTGCCTATCAG ATTGAAGGAGCAGCACTGATTGACGGAAGGGGATTTAGCATATGGGATAAATTCACGAGGGAACATCCAG AAAAGATTTGGGATCGCAGCAATGGAGATGTAGCAAGCGATTTTTATCACAAGTTCAAG GATGACATAAAATTGATGAAACGTGTTGGTTTGGATACCTTCAGGCTTTCCTTTTCTTGGAGCAGAATATTGCCGA AGGGAAAAGTTAGTCGAGGAGTGAACCCACTGGGTGTTAAGTTCTACAACAACGTCATCAACGAGCTTCTTCACAATG GTATAAAACCCCTTGTGACGTTACTCCATTATGATCCTCCACAAAGTCTCTATGATGAGTACGGTGGATTCCTAAGCTCCAAGATAGT AGATGATTTTGCAGAGTATGCAGACTTCTGCTTCAAAACATTTGGTGATCGAGTGAAATATTGGATAACAATGAACGAACCAAATGGGCTGGCTATTAATGGTTACAATTTCGGTTCCTTTGCACCCGGTCGATGTTCTCCTCTCGGAAACTGCCCTGGCGGCAACTCCGCCGTCGAGCCCTATGTTGCTGCCCACAACATGATTCTTAGCCATGGAGCTGCCGTTAAAGTATACAAGGACAAGTACCAG GCTATTCAAAAGGGGAAAATTGGAATTACAATCGTAAGCCATTGGTTCTTACCAAAATTTAATACAACTGCTGACCGCATAGCTGTTTCCAGAGCTTTGGATTTCATGTTTGGATG GTTTGCACGTCCAATTACATTTGGTGATTACCCCGATAGCATGCGGTCTTTGGTTGGAAATCGACTTCCGAAATTTACCAAAGAACAGTCTGCAATGCTAAAAGGATCCCTCGATTTTCTTGGCTTAAACTACTATACAGCAAATTATGCAGAAAGCATTCCTTTGACAGCTACCGGGGCTAACCTTAGTTATACCGACGACAGGCGTGTCAGTCAAACTAGTATGCTCGATTTTCT GAAGGGGGCTAACGTGAAGGCATACTATATATGGTCATTTTTGGACGACTTCGAATGGGATGCTGGCTACACTGTTCGCTTCGGTGTGACTTATGTTGATTTCAAGAATAATTTGAAACGATATCTGAAGAGTTCAGCTAGATGGTTCCAGCTCTTGCTTAAAaagtaa